Proteins encoded by one window of Vitis riparia cultivar Riparia Gloire de Montpellier isolate 1030 chromosome 11, EGFV_Vit.rip_1.0, whole genome shotgun sequence:
- the LOC117925523 gene encoding B3 domain-containing transcription factor VRN1-like, with translation MTSTQKPHFFRIIHPSFLTHGYPGIPQTFLREYGNSLSNFVFLHPPTGAEWRVELLKLHGEVLFSTGWQRFADFYSIGYGHFLLFRYEGSSHFHVLIFDMTASEIEYPYATAPNHDHNHHKVSVESLDDFPSSKTANYMDMIDITSSEAVFYPNGASSLPKVEDIQGDFPTTHKTREITRNNPSFKPHNACSSHHYHSSIPIFRGGALGRAKAFKFENPFFIVTMRPSYVGSRKSLTVPLSFVKTHFKGDNINTILSVSDGRTWSVKYIKRKSNVKFSSGWTKFVRDNSLEVGDVCAFELVKCTGTSLKVEIFRNNEDASHHLQQ, from the exons ATGACCTCCACTCAGAAGCCACACTTTTTCAGGATCATACACCCTTCGTTTCTTACACATGGATACCCT GGGATTCCTCAGACTTTTCTAAGAGAATATGGAAACAGTCTCTCAAATTTTGTGTTCCTCCACCCTCCCACTGGCGCTGAATGGCGAGtagaattgttgaaactccATGGTGAGGTTTTGTTCAGCACTGGATGGCAGCGATTTGCTGACTTTTATTCTATAGGATATGGGCATTTCTTACTATTCAGATACGAAGGTAGTTCCCATTTCCATGTGCTTATATTTGATATGACCGCTTCTGAGATTGAATATCCATACGCCACTGCTCCCAATCACGACCACAACCATCATAAAGTTTCTGTTGAGAGTTTGGATGATTTTCCATCCTCCAAAACAGCAAACTATATGGACATGATCGATATTACCTCTAGTGAAGCAGTATTCTACCCTAATGGAGCAAGCAGCTTGCCAAAAGTTGAGGACATTCAGGGTGATTTTCCAACCACCCACAAAACAAGGGAGATAACAAGAAACAATCCTTCTTTTAAACCTCATAACGCTTGCAGTTCCCACCACTATCATTCCTCCATCCCAATTTTTAGGG GAGGAGCTCTTGGAAGAGCTAAAGCTTTCAAATTCGAAAATCCTTTCTTCATTGTCACCATGCGACCATCTTATGTTGGTAGTAGGAAAAGTTTG ACCGTACCATTGAGTTTTGTCAAGACGCACTTCAAAGGGGATAACATCAATACAATCCTTTCAGTTTCAGATGGAAGAACTTGGTCTGTCAAGTACATTAAGCGAAAAAGCAATGTGAAGTTCTCCTCAGGTTGGACAAAGTTTGTGCGAGATAACTCTTTGGAAGTAGGTGATGTCTGTGCCTTCGAGCTGGTCAAATGCACTGGAACTTCACTCAAGGTTGAGATTTTTCGGAACAATGAAGATGCAAGTCATCACCTGCAGCAGTGA
- the LOC117925693 gene encoding B3 domain-containing transcription factor VRN1-like isoform X2: MTSTQKPHFFRIIHPSFLTHGYPGIPQTFLREYGNSLSHFVFLHLPTGAEWRVELLKLHGEVLFSTGWQQFVEHYSIEYGYFLLFRYEGDSHFHVLVFDMTASEIEYPYATDPTIDHAHHQVSLEILDDFPPSQTTNHVDMIDITSSEEEFHPNEASSLLKSEEIESDFPPTQKTSKTRGKNSSLKPHNACSSHTYHSSIPDCRDGALQRAKVFKPQNPLQRAKAFKPQNPFFIVTMGWSYVNRHNVMEELGLSSTLWEQEVRISLLVGESLQKIILWK; the protein is encoded by the exons ATGACCTCCACCCAGAAGCCACACTTTTTCAGGATCATACACCCTTCGTTTCTTACACATGGATACCCT GGAATTCCTCAGACTTTTCTAAGAGAATATGGAAACAGTCTCTCACATTTTGTGTTCCTCCACCTTCCCACTGGCGCTGAATGGCGAGtagaattgttgaaactccATGGTGAGGTTTTGTTCAGCACTGGATGGCAGCAATTTGTTGAACATTATTCTATAGAATATGGGTATTTCTTACTATTCAGATATGAAGGCGATTCACATTTCCATGTGCTTGTATTTGACATGACCGCTTCTGAGATTGAATATCCATATGCTACTGATCCAACCATTGACCATGCCCACCACCAAGTTTCTCTTGAGATTTTGGATGATTTTCCACCCTCCCAAACAACAAACCATGTAGACATGATCGATATTACCTCTAGTGAAGAAGAGTTCCACCCTAATGAGGCAAGCAGTTTGCTCAAGTCTGAGGAAATTGAGAGTGACTTTCCACCAACCCAGAAAACAAGCAAGACAAGAGGAAAGAATTCTTCTTTGAAACCTCATAACGCTTGCAGTTCCCACACATATCATTCTTCCATTCCAGATTGCAGGG ATGGAGCTCTGCAAAGAGCTAAAGTTTTCAAACCCCAAAATCCTCTTCAAAGAGCTAAGGCTTTCAAACCCCAAAATCCTTTCTTCATTGTCACCATGGGATGGTCTTATGTCAATAGACACAATGTG ATGGAAGAGCTTGGTCTATCAAGTACATTATGGGAGCAAGAAGTGCGCATTTCTCTGCTGGTTGGAGAAAGTTTGCAGAAGATAATTCTTTGGAAGTAG
- the LOC117925693 gene encoding B3 domain-containing transcription factor VRN1-like isoform X1: MTSTQKPHFFRIIHPSFLTHGYPGIPQTFLREYGNSLSHFVFLHLPTGAEWRVELLKLHGEVLFSTGWQQFVEHYSIEYGYFLLFRYEGDSHFHVLVFDMTASEIEYPYATDPTIDHAHHQVSLEILDDFPPSQTTNHVDMIDITSSEEEFHPNEASSLLKSEEIESDFPPTQKTSKTRGKNSSLKPHNACSSHTYHSSIPDCRDGALQRAKVFKPQNPLQRAKAFKPQNPFFIVTMGWSYVNRHNVTVPFRFLKRHFRTDNTNTTLSVSDGRAWSIKYIMGARSAHFSAGWRKFAEDNSLEVGDVCAFELVKCTETSLKVVIFRKKEDGNGRLQH, translated from the exons ATGACCTCCACCCAGAAGCCACACTTTTTCAGGATCATACACCCTTCGTTTCTTACACATGGATACCCT GGAATTCCTCAGACTTTTCTAAGAGAATATGGAAACAGTCTCTCACATTTTGTGTTCCTCCACCTTCCCACTGGCGCTGAATGGCGAGtagaattgttgaaactccATGGTGAGGTTTTGTTCAGCACTGGATGGCAGCAATTTGTTGAACATTATTCTATAGAATATGGGTATTTCTTACTATTCAGATATGAAGGCGATTCACATTTCCATGTGCTTGTATTTGACATGACCGCTTCTGAGATTGAATATCCATATGCTACTGATCCAACCATTGACCATGCCCACCACCAAGTTTCTCTTGAGATTTTGGATGATTTTCCACCCTCCCAAACAACAAACCATGTAGACATGATCGATATTACCTCTAGTGAAGAAGAGTTCCACCCTAATGAGGCAAGCAGTTTGCTCAAGTCTGAGGAAATTGAGAGTGACTTTCCACCAACCCAGAAAACAAGCAAGACAAGAGGAAAGAATTCTTCTTTGAAACCTCATAACGCTTGCAGTTCCCACACATATCATTCTTCCATTCCAGATTGCAGGG ATGGAGCTCTGCAAAGAGCTAAAGTTTTCAAACCCCAAAATCCTCTTCAAAGAGCTAAGGCTTTCAAACCCCAAAATCCTTTCTTCATTGTCACCATGGGATGGTCTTATGTCAATAGACACAATGTG ACGGTACCATTCCGTTTTTTGAAGAGGCACTTCAGAACTGATAACACCAATACAACCCTTTCGGTTTCAGATGGAAGAGCTTGGTCTATCAAGTACATTATGGGAGCAAGAAGTGCGCATTTCTCTGCTGGTTGGAGAAAGTTTGCAGAAGATAATTCTTTGGAAGTAGGTGATGTTTGTGCCTTTGAGCTGGTAAAATGCACTGAAACTTCACTCAAGGTTGTCATATTTAGGAAAAAAGAAGATGGAAATGGCCGCCTGCAGCATTGA